One Triticum dicoccoides isolate Atlit2015 ecotype Zavitan chromosome 4B, WEW_v2.0, whole genome shotgun sequence genomic window carries:
- the LOC119290632 gene encoding E3 ubiquitin-protein ligase SIRP1-like → MAEEPGATSRYYCHMCSVIVRPELGVEEVKCPHCCSGFVEEMADGRRSSNAVGDHGTTATGAGPDDAGARSELAVPPWPPILMDLLGVSYGLDGGDLAALARRQYRHLAFLQLLNALQEGDANADGDAPDPGLERLVLVSPADAHAMLMSEGRASNGAGAGRGAGLTLGELILGPGLDLLLEYLAETDPSRQGTLPAKMEAVAALPTVKVSEAATCPVCLDEFAAGGEAKEMPCKHRFHDVCILPWLEAHSSCPVCRYQLPTDEATEPAGNGTEETADVSSGNARRDVEGDSDGGSSGRRRWLARPFGRLFSRRSNGSSSSSR, encoded by the coding sequence ATGGCGGAGGAACCCGGTGCAACTTCTAGATACTATTGCCACATGTGCTCCGTAATCGTAAGGCCAGAGCTGGGCGTCGAGGAGGTGAAGTGCCCGCACTGCTGTTCCGGATTCGTGGAGGAGATGGCCGATGGCCGGCGGAGCAGCAACGCCGTGGGAGACCATGGTACTACTGCCACAGGGGCCGGCCCAGATGACGCGGGCGCAAGGTCGGAGCTTGCGGTTCCGCCGTGGCCGCCTATCCTCATGGACCTCCTCGGCGTCTCCTACGGCCTCGACGGCGGCGACCTCGCGGCCTTGGCGCGAAGACAGTACCGCCACCTCGCCTTCTTGCAGCTGCTCAACGCGCTCCAGGAAGGCGATGCCAATGCCGACGGCGACGCGCCCGATCCGGGGCTCGAGCGACTCGTGCTGGTTAGCCCCGCCGACGCGCACGCCATGCTCATGTCAGAGGGAAGAGCCAGCAATGGCGCCGGGGCCGGCAGGGGAGCAGGCCTGACGCTTGGCGAGTTGATTCTTGGCCCCGGGTTGGATTTGCTGCTGGAGTACCTGGCCGAGACCGACCCGAGCCGGCAAGGCACGCTGCCGGCGAAGATGGAGGCCGTTGCCGCATTGCCAACGGTAAAGGTAAGCGAGGCCGCGACCTGCCCGGTGTGCCTGGACGAGTTCGCGGCTGGCGGCGAGGCCAAGGAGATGCCGTGCAAGCACCGGTTCCACGACgtgtgcatcctgccgtggctgGAGGCGCACAGCTCCTGCCCCGTCTGCAGGTACCAGCTGCCCACGGACGAGGCCACGGAGCCGGCCGGCAATGGCACCGAGGAAACCGCCGACGTGTCGAGTGGCAATGCACGCCGCGACGTCGAGGGCGATAGCGACGGTGGAAGCAGTGGCAGGCGGCGGTGGCTCGCACGACCTTTTGGTCGTTTGTTCTCGCGCAGATCGAATGGAAGCTCCTCGTCGTCGCGATGA